The window GATGGTGCCGCGACCCGTACCGTTCAGAATGGCGCCGATCGACCCCGGTTCGGCGATCGAGAACACGATGATAGGCAGCGACGTCTCGCGGGCAAGCGCGAAAGCGGTCGCGTCCATGACCTTGTAATTGCCCTCCACCGCCTGCGAATGGCTGAGCCGCTCGAAACGTGTCGCTGCCGGGTCCTTCTTCGGATCGGCACTATAGACGCCATCGACGTTGGTGGCCTTCAGCACCGCCGCCGCGCCGATTTCGGCGGCACGGAGAACCGCTGTCGTGTCGGTGGTGAAATACGGGTTGCCGGTGCCGCCAGCCAGCAGCACGATGCGGCCTTCCGACAGATATTTATGCGCCGCGGCGCGGGTGAACAATTCGCAAACCTGCGGCATCACCATGGCCGAGAGCGTACGCGCCGGAACCGCGTGGCGTTCGATCGCCGCCTCCAGTGCCAGGCAGTTCATGACCGTGGCAAGCATGCCCATGGTGTCGCCAGTCGGGCGCGAGACGCCACGCGAGGACACTTCGACGCCGCGAAAAATGTTGCCGCCGCCGACCACGACGGCGACTTCGACGCCGAGCTTCTGGGCTGCAATGAGATCGCCGGCGATGCGGTCGATGGTGGGCTGGTCTATGCCGAACGGCTGGCCCCCGGCGAAGTACTCGCCCGAAAGCTTGATCACAACGCGACGATAGAGCGGCTCACCCATGACGCGATCGCTTCCTTTCGAGGCGGCAACTCCCGGCATCGAACTGCCGGGAGTTCTTCAGTCGTACTTACTTCTGGCCGCTGGCGGCGGCAACTTCGGCAGCAAAGTCGGAGGTCTGCTTCTCGATGCCTTCGCCGAGCGCATAGCGCACGAAACCGGAGAGCTTGATCGGCGCGCCGACCTTGCCTTCGGCTTCCTTGACAGCCTGCGCCACCGACTTGCCGGTGTCGTGGATGAAAGCCTGATCGAGCAGGCAGACTTCCTTGTAGTAGGTCTTCAGGCCGTTCTCGACGATCTTCTCGATCATCGCTTCGGGCTTGCCCTGCTGGCGATATTTGTCGGCCATGACATCTTTTTCACGCGCGACGATCGCAGGATCGAGCGACGCGGAATCGAGCGCCTGCGGATTGGTGGCGGCGACATGCATCGCGATCTGCTTGCCGAGGGTGGCGAGTTCGTCGGTCTTGCCGGTCGATTCCAGCGCAACGATGATGCCCATCTTGCCGAGGCCGTCGATCACGGAGTTATGCACGTAGCTCGACACCACGCCGGCGCTGACTTCAAGCAAAGCCGCGCGGCGCAGCGACATATTTTCGCCGATGGTCGCGATCGCTTCGGTAATCGCGGTCTCGACGGTGACATTGCCGACCTTGTGGGCCTTGATGGCCTCGACGTCGGAGCCGACCTTAAGCGCAACCTGGGCGATCATCTTGACCAGGCCCTGGAACTGCTCGTTGCGCGCGACGAAGTCGGTCTCGGAATTGACTTCGATCACGACGCCCTTGGTGGCAGCGGTGACGACGCCGATCAGGCCTTCAGCGGCCACGCGATCAGCCTTCTTGGCGGCTTTCGACAGGCCTTTCTTACGCAGCCAGTCGATCGAAGCCTGCATGTCACCGTCGTTGGCGGTGAGCGCCTGCTTGCAATCCATCATGCCGACGCCGGTGGTCTCGCGGAGGTCCTTGACCATCGCTGCGGTAATCGTTGCCATCGTTGAACCCTTTGCCTGTCAGGGCGAGCGCGGCGCAGCCGATGCTGTTTCGCCGCGCTTCGCCACAGGAACTATCATCGAGAGAATGTAGAATGGGAAAGTGTGGCCAGAATACCGGCCACACAACGCGTTTGCGTTATTCGGCTTCCGCCGTCATCGCCTTGGCCTGGGCAACCCAGCCATCGGCACGGGTCGGCAGGCCGACCTCTTCACCGATCTTGTGCGCAGTGTCGTGATCGAGTTCGGCCAGCTGCCAGTAGTGGAAGATGCCGAGATCGTTGAACTTCTTCTCGATCGCGCCGGACACGCCGGTGAGCTTCTTGAGGTCGTCGGCGGTGCCGCGCGGACCGGCAAGGCCCTGGAAGCCGGCGGGCTCCGCAACGGCCGGGATGTCTTCGCGCAGCGGCGCCGCGGAGGCACCGATGTCGAAGCCGGAATCGCCCTGGGCGCGCGAGATGCCGTCGATGACGGCGCGGGCGATCAGGTCGCAATACAGCGTCAGCGCACGGCCGGCGTCGTCATTGCCCGGGACCACATAGGTGATGCCCTTGGGGTCCGAGTTGGTATCGACGATCGCCGCCACCGGGATGCCCAGACGCTGGGCTTCCTGGATCGCGATGTCTTCCTTGTTGGTGTCGATCACGAAGATCAGGTCGGGCAGACCGCCCATGTCCTTGATGCCGCCCAGCGAGCGGTCGAGCTTGTCGCGCTCGCGCTGCAGCGT is drawn from Nitrobacteraceae bacterium AZCC 2146 and contains these coding sequences:
- a CDS encoding elongation factor Ts (product_source=KO:K02357; cath_funfam=1.10.8.10,3.30.479.20; cog=COG0264; ko=KO:K02357; pfam=PF00889; superfamily=46934,54713; tigrfam=TIGR00116), with the translated sequence MATITAAMVKDLRETTGVGMMDCKQALTANDGDMQASIDWLRKKGLSKAAKKADRVAAEGLIGVVTAATKGVVIEVNSETDFVARNEQFQGLVKMIAQVALKVGSDVEAIKAHKVGNVTVETAITEAIATIGENMSLRRAALLEVSAGVVSSYVHNSVIDGLGKMGIIVALESTGKTDELATLGKQIAMHVAATNPQALDSASLDPAIVAREKDVMADKYRQQGKPEAMIEKIVENGLKTYYKEVCLLDQAFIHDTGKSVAQAVKEAEGKVGAPIKLSGFVRYALGEGIEKQTSDFAAEVAAASGQK
- a CDS encoding small subunit ribosomal protein S2 (product_source=KO:K02967; cath_funfam=1.10.150.20,3.40.50.10490; cog=COG0052; ko=KO:K02967; pfam=PF00318; superfamily=52313; tigrfam=TIGR01011), which translates into the protein MAIPEFSMRQLLEAGVHFGHQSHRWNPKMADYIFGARNNIHIIDLAQTVPLLHRALQAVSDTVAKGGRILFVGTKRQAQDVVAEAAKRSAMYFVNSRWLGGTLTNWKTISGSIKRLRHLDEVLNSGDASAYTKKERLTLQRERDKLDRSLGGIKDMGGLPDLIFVIDTNKEDIAIQEAQRLGIPVAAIVDTNSDPKGITYVVPGNDDAGRALTLYCDLIARAVIDGISRAQGDSGFDIGASAAPLREDIPAVAEPAGFQGLAGPRGTADDLKKLTGVSGAIEKKFNDLGIFHYWQLAELDHDTAHKIGEEVGLPTRADGWVAQAKAMTAEAE
- a CDS encoding uridylate kinase (product_source=KO:K09903; cath_funfam=3.40.1160.10; cog=COG0528; ko=KO:K09903; pfam=PF00696; superfamily=53633; tigrfam=TIGR02075); translation: MGEPLYRRVVIKLSGEYFAGGQPFGIDQPTIDRIAGDLIAAQKLGVEVAVVVGGGNIFRGVEVSSRGVSRPTGDTMGMLATVMNCLALEAAIERHAVPARTLSAMVMPQVCELFTRAAAHKYLSEGRIVLLAGGTGNPYFTTDTTAVLRAAEIGAAAVLKATNVDGVYSADPKKDPAATRFERLSHSQAVEGNYKVMDATAFALARETSLPIIVFSIAEPGSIGAILNGTGRGTIVAG